CATCTTTTCGCCTAGATCTGCCCCCTCCCATGACATGGCAATTTCCCTGAGGATTTCTCAGTGTTTCGCTGTGTGGCTTGCTTGGTGCCGAGTAGTGAGCTAACACAGTTCGCTCTCGTTTTATGGTTCAGACTAGTCCGTAATTTTTGTTACGTTTATATCGCTACCTTGTTTGTGCGTTTATGCTCTGTAGAATGTCTTGGTCACTATAGATGTACAGCGTACCTTCGTACGGTTGTTAAAATGGTAGATCTCTACTCCACCGTGGTTGAAGTGGATGATTTGCCTTGCACTCTGCCAAAATGGGCAGGGTAATTTGATACAGACCATAGATCCGCCATGCGATGCTTGAGCTTGAAGCCTGGCCGCTAAGATCTTGTTAGTTGGATTGATGGAGAGGAGATTTTGTAACCACGGATGGAAAATTTACTACTAAATAAAACAGCTTTGGTAAATGGTGTCAAATTTAGCAAGGTATGGGTGGTAATCAAGATTATTTATTGGATATTCTATGTACTTAAGTGGTCTGTTACTTGTGACTTGTGAGATACAATCTTTTGGTTGAATGGGTGATGAATATATTTGGCATTAGGCAAGTTGGAATAATAGGAATATAGGATGGGTTAACATTGAAAATGTATGATACTTTGCCTTATCACCTACATCTGTTCTTTTAGTTGAAGAAAGTATTCCCCTATTATCTCTGCCTTTAATTTAAATTTGTTTATAGAAAGATTATTTCACTTTTGAGGTGCAAACACTTGGTACTGTTGCATATGAGTCACTAGAGTTTTTGGCACATCCTCTTTTTTTAAGTTTGTTGATGGAAAAGAGTCTCATACATTCTCATGGCATGTGAATCCTCATTATATCCTATTCAGTGATGTCGAATGACATTTTTCTATTCAAAGCATTAGATCGTGCTTGAGAAACAAGTTAACAAATTTTCACGAATCTACCAGTCCTTATCCAGTTAATATTCTTGACTAGACAGGAGCAGCAAAGTTGATTTGCAAATCAAATGTGTGTACACGTGATCATTTGATTACCTTACAGTCATTAACTTGGTGACTCGTCTCTCACTCATTACTCATTTCAGTTAGATTCTTTAATTGCAAATAATAAGGTCATGCCACGCTCATTCTCCCCATGATCTCATGGAAAAAGGGTGGCCAAAGTGCTTGTACTTCTAGAAGAACAATCTCATATGTTTTGTGAATGAGCCAAAACATTGATATGCCTGTTTCTGAGTTAGTTATTTATAATAGTGTGCAACCAGTTGACAGTTGTTGGATTGACATACTAGTGAAATTAACTAAAGCGTCAGTGTTAGATTGTTATTTGTGGGAAAAAAAACCAAGTGTTGCATTAAATTCAATAATTTATGgcttatttctttaaaaattaatGCACTTCTTGAATATTTCAGCGGAGCCAAAAACTAAGGCATAATTTATTCTTGAAGTCGAAAAAATGCGACTTAGATCTCTTCTGTGATTTCCAATCAGGAGACTTGGGGTACAAATATTTAGTTTATAATTTCTGGGATTTGTCTCTTGTTTATAGATGTGATTTTTAACTGTTCCATCAAGCTAAAGAATTCGTTTAGTTCCTTCAGCTGTGTTTGTACTTTACTTTCCTGATATGGTCTTTAAGTTCCAATTCATCTATTGTTATTGTATTATTAAAACAAGGGGCAAACAAGCCACCACCCGTGTCCCCATAGACCAAATTATCTGCTACATTGACTGTTATGGTGGGTCCTAATTTTAATGTTACAGATTTAAAATCAAACTATGTACACATCTCTGAGCTACAATTTTTTTTGAGAAGTCCTATATAATAATAAACAAACAAAACCAGCAGCGAGCCACCAATAAAACCAATTGGATCCAGCATGTACTAGATGTAATGACATCATGACTTAAGTCAGCAATTAATCAACATGTTGTACGTAGGTTTAGGGTACTTATGGGTTCGTAAACATATGACTTTCACATATTTTCGCCCCTCGTTTGAAAGTATATGGCTTCGAAGAATGTGCGTGGTCGATTTGTTTTAAGTTGGACTACCAACAGATAAAAAAACATATTGGCAAAGTAAAATTTCATAGTACCATTCATCATTAATAATGTTTTTATAATTAtttagtagcatgtggctgcaaaAACCAATGGTAAAAGATGCATATTGGAAACCATGCCAATATGTTGAACGCCATCTAATTACGTGGGCGGAGCAAGTATTGCATCGTATAAATTGCCAAATaacaattaatttggatcggagaaGTCGTACTAGAGCTGcgacaattaatttggatcggagggagtatttgtctttatTGCTAAGGCGGACACAATGGTGGCTTTAAGTGAGTGAGATAGATGTTCATTTATTTTTCCAGTGAATATGCACTTATAATTGTATTTTTGGAAGATAACAGTTTGACATGTCTAGCACTAGCAATATGATAAACATCAGCCTAAATTTAAGTCCAGAAGATGCTGAAGTGAGGTGAGGAGGCTGACTGATAATAACCCTGAATGCATGGGTAGGAGAAATAAGCAAAAACAGGGGCATGATTAGGAAAAAAAAAACTATGATGAGAGGGACTTGAAAAACAAGCAGATAACTTTTAAGCAATGAATTATGGAAGTATGCAATGGGACATTTCAGTTGTGCTAAAAAAGGTCAATGCAAAACAGCATAGACAATATGAGAAAGAACAGTCAGTGATGAAAGTGAGATGATTTATTGTCAAATATTTGATAATAGATGGTCACTTGACATAGAGTTAAATCTAAGATTAACTAGGGAGGAAGCATATAGATGCATGACGCTGTAACaattgaaaatcatcataacaaatcCAAGTTTGACAAATCCAATGAGGTGGGTGGACACAGAAAGATCACGAGGCTCAAGTAGGAGAGTAGTTAGTGAAAATTTCATCAAAAAACTATTAGTAAGAAGATAAACATGATGCACTTGGTCTTATGTTGGTCATGTTTATCATAACAAGCTGGTGCACTTAACAGCAATATTACCattgaggtgtgatcatgtttccACGAGACTTTCATTTCAAATATGTTTTGAATGATGGTTGATTGCATGACATTTtctaaagaaaaaatatataacaatatatattaAATTGTCTTGCCACGCAAGCGTGTAGCCCATTGTTAGTTACCCACTTTTTATCTGCCACTGATCTCTTGAACTGCGCACAAGCATAAATACCCTCAAATTTATATAGTTCAAAGTTCCAAAATTGGGCAACTACTTGTAACAATTTCTTTGGGTGTTCTCAGATGCTCTCCTATTGTAGGCTATGAGAATGAACAACTACTTGCAATGTTCTATTCAAATGCTTTCACTAACTTTTCCTCCTGTAACTAGTTGTCTAAAACCAGGTCATGTGCTGCTTACGTATCTATTTTTTTGCCACCAGAGCTTTGTTGTTTCTGGCTGCTTTTACTTTTTCCATCTCGTTTAAACCGTGTCTGGTTTTTGCACTTGTATTCTGTGGAATAGGTTGCGTCCTACAAGCTCTATAGTtgcatgctactccctccgttcctaaatataagtctttttaagagttcaaatggactacaacatacgaatgtatatagacacattttagagtgtagattcactcattttgctttgtatgtagtcacttgttgaaatatctaaaaagacttatatttgggaacggagggagtatattttagaGAACTGTACTACACATGCAGTTGTGAACTGTGGGTAGGAAAAGGCAACATTCCTAGCTGGTTGAGTTGGAGAAAATATTTGTGGTTTTCTCTAGTTAAAGTGTGAAGCTTTAGTGCCCTACTATTCGATATGTTTGCTCAACGTTGTTGTACGCCCAGTTACCAACTTCACATGCTGTTTGTTTCAATTACTGCAGGTACAGAGCTGTCACGAGTGCATATTACAGAGGCGCTTTGGGAGCTCTGCTAGTCTATGACATCACCAAGCGCCAGAGCTTTGACCACATACCTCGCTGGCTGGAGGAACTCCGAGGTCATGCAGACAAAAACATTGTCATCATGCTGGTTGGCAATAAGAGCGACCTTGAAGATGAGCGGGCTGTTAGCACTGAGGATGCCAAAGAGTTTGCCGAGAAGGAGAACCTCTTCTTCCTGGAGACGTCCGCGCTGCAGGCCACCAATGTCGAAAGCGCCTTCCAGACTGTCTTGTCAGAGATCTTCAAGATCCACAGCAAGAAGAACATTGTGACCGACCCAAAGGCCAATGGTGCTGCGCCGCCGCTGGCTGGCAAGAAGGTTCTTGTCCCAGGCCCAGCACAGGAGATCCCAAAGAGCAAGTGCTGCAGTTCTATGTAATCTCTGCTACCAGATTTGTTGGATTTGTGTGTGTTTTGATTCACGCTGTCTGGATATAGATCCCTACTGAGATAGTCTTAGGTTTCAAGTATTGGTTCATTTGTGAGACGGATGGGGTCGGTGGCAGAGCAAGATTTTGCACTCATCTCCACTGACTATGAGGTTAGGGAGTGAGCAAATGAACTCCCTTTTCATAGGTCCGAGCCGTGGGATTGATTATCAATTGCCGTGTATGATGACTCAGAACACCGTCAAGCCTTTATGTAATGTTATACATATATTATATACTAGCTCATATGCTGATGCGTTGCTACGGGAGAAGAACAAAAAAACTCTTAGCTCAAAAATGTTCTATGATATGATGGGATGGAGCTTACAAAACATCTTATATGTATTTTTTTCCGAAACGGAGGCAaagattgcctcatctattaattaagcagaaaagaattgcccagttaattatggAAAACCGGGCAAAAACAGGAACAACAAGGGCCAAGCTGACTCTCATAGACTGAAACACACATGGCAAAGCCTACCCTTATCGACGACAAGTCGACCTGCGGCCAGACAACACAACTCTGACTCTAACGGAGAACAAAACCAGGCACGACTGGCACCATGGAAGATCGCCGAACGGGCCACCTGCAGCCAGTCATCGTACACCacagggccccgccgccgcagcttcgACTCCACAACAACAAGCAAACCGAGACAAAATCATggacacgccggagaagagccaactaccgcaaccattgccgcgtcgccgacatcgctcccaccatcatcgttgccacagaagtctGGTCGCCACAGAGATTCACtgggggccgccgccccgacatccaccGCTCCGTCGCGCCCAGCGCAATCAACCGACACCgccttccggggccgccgccccgacatagcACCTCCACTCGAGCAGCAACGCCGCACAACCCAGCTGCCCGCAGCCCACGCTGCTCAGGGCAACCGCTCGCAGACCACGGACGTCGCACCACATCCGGGGCCGCCACCCCAACGTAAAGTCAGACCGCCCTCTTTGGGGTGCATCAACCGAGCCGAGACCTCTACCGCCCAAGCGGTACAAGGATGCCACCAACCAATGTCGAGATAGAGGCCCACCTCATAGAGCTGCCAGTGGAGCTGCCGCCCCGACGTCCACTGTCCCCGACGACGAAGAGATCAGTGCAAACTGCAACATACTGACTCTCCAAGACGACGCCTCAAAGAAGGAAACGACGTAGCTGCCGTCATCGCCCGCTTCGACCATCCGAAGCTAGGGATTTCTCGTGGAGAGTCGTGCAATGGAGCACCacggcaacaccttcaagaaggggaaCGACACCATGGCCATGGCGCCACTGTTGCCGGCACCGACCCAAGGTCAGCGCTAGGCTTTTACGCGGAGCTCCTCCACACCTCCGAATCCGAGCAGA
This DNA window, taken from Triticum aestivum cultivar Chinese Spring chromosome 1D, IWGSC CS RefSeq v2.1, whole genome shotgun sequence, encodes the following:
- the LOC123180901 gene encoding ras-related protein Rab11D gives rise to the protein MASGEKVDYVFKVVLIGDSAVGKSQILARFARNEFSLDSKATIGVEFQTRTLVIDHKSVKAQIWDTAGQERYRAVTSAYYRGALGALLVYDITKRQSFDHIPRWLEELRGHADKNIVIMLVGNKSDLEDERAVSTEDAKEFAEKENLFFLETSALQATNVESAFQTVLSEIFKIHSKKNIVTDPKANGAAPPLAGKKVLVPGPAQEIPKSKCCSSM